A region of the Flintibacter sp. KGMB00164 genome:
TGAAGAAACCAGACAGGCCCAGGGTAATGATCCGCTTCACCCGGCTGGCCTTCAGTCTCATGCACCCCAGACGAAGTTTCAAAATGGCCTTTGGGCCGGTGAGAAACCGCAGCACCCATACTGCGGAGCATCCCTGGGCAATCACGGTTGCCAAGGCAGCTCCCTTTACACCCAGATTCAACCCAAAGATAAAGATCGGGTCCAGTACGATGTTCACCACTGCTCCCAGACCTACCGTCATCATCCCTACCCGGCCAAAGCCTTGGGAGTTGATAAAGGGATTCATCCCCAGACCGATCATGACAAAGAGGGTACCCAGCAGATAGATGGTCATATAAGCGCTGGCGTAGGGGTAGGTAGCGTCACTGGCGCCGAAGAGGTAGAGAACCGGGCGGCGCAAAGCCAGGAAAAACACTGTCACCGCCGTACCGAAGATCAAAAGCAGTGTAAAGGCATTTCCCAGCACACACTCCGCCTCTTCATTGTCACCCCTGCCCCGGTGGATAGAGCACAAAGGCGCGCCGCCGGTCCCGCAGAGATTGGCAAATCCCATGATAATGGAGATAATCGGTATCGTCAGACCCAGTCCCGTGAGGGCTAGATGGCCGGGCAGCCGCCCCAGATACATCCGGTCCACCACACTGTACAGCACATTGATGAGCTGGGCGGCCGTCATAGGCAGCGCCAGCGACATAATGTTTTTTGAAATCTTGCCTTGGGAAAAGTCGTGGGTCTGCGCCATCCTCCCGGGCCTCCTTCCAGTTATCCCTTTTTTAACACGATTTTAACATTTTACACCCATCCCCTTCTTCTCGCAAGAGTAAAATCAAGCCGCCTGACCCTGCAAAGGGTCAGGCGGCTTTTATTTCATGAACGATTTAGCTGTTGAGCAGCTCCAGAGTACAGGTCTTGGCGATGCTCTTGCGGATGGCGGCGCGCAGAGGCAGCACCGCCGTGGGGGTGACGCTCAATTCATCGATGCCCATGGCCAGGAAGGTGGGCAGCAGGCTCAGATCAGCGCCCAGCTCTCCGCAGATTCCGATCCAGATACCGGCCTGATGGGCGGCATCCGCGGTCATCTTCAAGGCCCGGAGCAGGGCGGGATGGTGGGGGTCAAAGAACTTGCCCAGGTCATTGCACTGCCGGTCACAGGCCAGGGTGTACTGGGTCAGATCGTTGGTACCCACGGAGAAAAAGTCTACCAGCTGGGCCAGCTCATCGGCGATAAATACCGCGGCGGGGGTCTCGATCATAATGCCGATCTCGGTGTCCGGGTTAAAGGGGATTCCCTCGGCAGTAAGCTCGTCCATCACCCGCTGGCAGGCCCGGCGGCACTCCTTTACCTCCCACACGCTGGCAATCATGGGGAACATGATGGCGATCTTTCCGTAAGCGCTGGCCCGGTAGAGGGCGCGCAGCTGGGTACGGAACACCTCAGGGCGGTTGAGGCAAATGCGGATGGCCCGCAGACCCATGGCGGGGTTCTCCTCCTTGTGGAGATGGAAGTAGTCCACCTGCTTGTCCGCACCGATGTCCAGGGTACGGATGATCACCCGCTTGCCGTTCATGGCGGCGGCTACCTCTTTATAGGCCCGGAACTGCTCCTCCTCAGTGGGATAGTCCTCGCTGGCCAGATAGAGAAATTCCGAGCGGAACAGGCCGATACCCTGGCCGTCGTTGGCCAGGACGGAGGCCACGTCCTCGGGAGAGCCGATGTTGCAGTACACGTTTACCTGCTTGCCGTCCAGAGTCACATCCTTCTGGCCCACCATACTGCGCATCAGCTCCCGGGTCTCCTCCTGCTTGGCGTGGCGGGCTTTCAGAGAGAGCAGCGTCTCCTCATCGGGCTCCAGAATCAACTGGCCGGTCTCCCCTACAATATAGGCCTGCTTGCCATGAAAGTCCTCGTTGAAGTCCTCTCCCAGACCGCACACGGCGGGGATGCCCATGGTGCGGGCCAGGATGGCGGTGTGGCTGTTGCCCGAGCCCTTTTGGGTGGCAATGGCCAGGATCTTTTTCTTATCCAGCTGGATGGTCTCGGAGGGTGCCAGATCGTCGGCACACAGGATGACGGGCACATCGGAGTCGATGCCTCCCTCCACCACCCCCATGAGGTTATTCAAAATGCGGCCGGTCACGTCCTTGATGTCGGCGGCACGAGCCT
Encoded here:
- a CDS encoding MATE family efflux transporter — protein: MAQTHDFSQGKISKNIMSLALPMTAAQLINVLYSVVDRMYLGRLPGHLALTGLGLTIPIISIIMGFANLCGTGGAPLCSIHRGRGDNEEAECVLGNAFTLLLIFGTAVTVFFLALRRPVLYLFGASDATYPYASAYMTIYLLGTLFVMIGLGMNPFINSQGFGRVGMMTVGLGAVVNIVLDPIFIFGLNLGVKGAALATVIAQGCSAVWVLRFLTGPKAILKLRLGCMRLKASRVKRIITLGLSGFFMNLTNSLVQVVCNATLQAYGGDLYVGIMTIINSLREVCTMPVQGLSNGAQPVTGFNYGAKKYERVRQSIRFSVTGTVLYAAAFWAIAMLFPGFLIRIFNNEPDVIQHGIPALRIYFCLFIPMSLQMAGQGVFVSLGRSKQAVFFSLLRKAIINAPLTVILPIWMGTTGVFTAEAVSQLLGGMACILTMYFTVYRKLGTEAARTV
- the ptsP gene encoding phosphoenolpyruvate--protein phosphotransferase; amino-acid sequence: MKIIQGQGVSKGIEQGTIYFYHRAAAQVEMRTGADEQEERARLERAKERTAQQLSDMAEKAREEAGDEAAVLFETHAMFLEDEDYTGAMDELLAQGFNAEYAVDQAGQEFAAMLASMDDPYMQARAADIKDVTGRILNNLMGVVEGGIDSDVPVILCADDLAPSETIQLDKKKILAIATQKGSGNSHTAILARTMGIPAVCGLGEDFNEDFHGKQAYIVGETGQLILEPDEETLLSLKARHAKQEETRELMRSMVGQKDVTLDGKQVNVYCNIGSPEDVASVLANDGQGIGLFRSEFLYLASEDYPTEEEQFRAYKEVAAAMNGKRVIIRTLDIGADKQVDYFHLHKEENPAMGLRAIRICLNRPEVFRTQLRALYRASAYGKIAIMFPMIASVWEVKECRRACQRVMDELTAEGIPFNPDTEIGIMIETPAAVFIADELAQLVDFFSVGTNDLTQYTLACDRQCNDLGKFFDPHHPALLRALKMTADAAHQAGIWIGICGELGADLSLLPTFLAMGIDELSVTPTAVLPLRAAIRKSIAKTCTLELLNS